The Daucus carota subsp. sativus chromosome 2, DH1 v3.0, whole genome shotgun sequence genome includes a window with the following:
- the LOC108207554 gene encoding transcriptional activator hap3 gives MKRTHEERENFECRGNSSEQLMISYEDLVPAPNVTGLMRRIIPNQSEISADAVISIQQCVVKFIRSVTAEANTRCGEGMRTTTTAHDVLIALNKLGFHHYIGPLFIYLNRFQEFQAEQGEPLVIRRTLFQPPGMGIGAPGFDVEGLMTMGGLMGDDQNDAPSGSAADSTGDA, from the exons ATGAAGAGAACTCATGAAGAAAGAGAAAATTTTGAGTGCCGTGGAAATTCTAGTGAACAACTGATGATATCTTATG AAGATTTAGTGCCAGCTCCAAACGTGACAGGCCTTATGCGAAGGATCATCCCAAATCAGAGTGAGATATCAGCTGATGCCGTGATATCAATTCAGCAGTGTGTGGTCAAGTTTATCCGCTCTGTGACAGCTGAAGCCAACACTAGGTGTGGCGAGGGGATGCGCACAACTACGACTGCACATGATGTGTTAATAGCACTGAACAAACTTGGCTTTCACCACTACATTGGACCACTTTTTATCTATCTGAATCGCTttcaagagtttcaagctgagcAGGGCGAGCCCCTGGTAATCAGGAGGACACTATTCCAGCCCCCAGGTATGGGGATTGGTGCACCAGGTTTTGACGTTGAAGGGCTGATGACAATGGGAGGTCTCATGGGAGATGATCAGAATGATGCACCTTCTGGCAGTGCTGCAGATTCAACTGGTGATGCTTAG